A window from Flavobacterium sp. 83 encodes these proteins:
- a CDS encoding 2Fe-2S iron-sulfur cluster-binding protein — protein sequence MDVLIKIKDREGVVHELQAPTDMAMNIMELCKAYELPVEGTCGGMAMCASCQCYVLNDVALPEMGDDEEAMLSEAFYVKSNSRLGCQIPITESLEGLELELAPEN from the coding sequence ATGGATGTATTAATAAAAATTAAAGATAGAGAAGGAGTAGTGCATGAATTACAGGCTCCTACAGATATGGCCATGAACATCATGGAACTATGTAAAGCCTATGAACTTCCGGTAGAAGGAACCTGTGGCGGAATGGCCATGTGCGCTTCTTGTCAATGTTATGTTCTGAATGATGTTGCATTACCTGAAATGGGCGACGATGAAGAAGCGATGCTCTCTGAAGCATTCTATGTAAAGTCAAATAGTCGTTTGGGCTGTCAAATCCCAATCACCGAAAGTTTGGAAGGTTTAGAACTGGAGTTGGCTCCGGAAAATTAA
- a CDS encoding NifU family protein, with protein MTTEELTLEVQKALEEIRPFLNSDGGDITLISIEDDKHVKVRLEGACTSCSVNQMTLRAGVETTIKKFAPQIETVVNIL; from the coding sequence TAACACTAGAAGTTCAAAAAGCACTCGAAGAAATTAGACCTTTCTTGAACTCTGATGGCGGAGATATTACACTTATTTCCATCGAAGACGACAAACACGTAAAAGTGCGTCTTGAAGGAGCATGCACCAGTTGCAGTGTAAACCAAATGACATTAAGAGCTGGCGTGGAAACAACCATCAAAAAGTTTGCTCCACAAATAGAAACTGTTGTAAATATCCTATAA
- a CDS encoding acyl-CoA dehydrogenase family protein, with protein sequence MKPDLFQAPDYYNLDDLLTEEHKLVRDSARAWVKREVSPIIEEYAQKAEFPKQIIKGLGEIGGFGPYIPEEYGGAGLDQISYGLIMQEIERGDSGVRSTSSVQSSLVMYPIWKYGNEEQRMKYLPKLATGEFMGCFGLTEPNYGSDPGSMITNFKDMGDHYLLNGAKMWISNAPFADIAIVWAKNEEGRIHGLIVERGMEGFTTPETHNKWSLRASSTGELIFDNVKVPKENLLPNKSGLGAPLGCLDSARYGIAWGAIGAAMDCYDTALRYAKERIQFDKPIAGTQLQQKKLAEMITEITKAQLLTWRLGVLRNEGRATTAQISMAKRNNVDMAIHIAREARQMLGGMGITGEYSIMRHMMNLESVITYEGTHDIHLLITGMDITGIPAFK encoded by the coding sequence ATGAAACCAGACTTATTTCAAGCTCCAGACTATTATAACCTAGACGATTTACTAACAGAAGAACACAAATTAGTTCGTGATTCTGCCCGTGCATGGGTAAAACGCGAAGTCTCTCCTATTATAGAAGAATATGCTCAAAAAGCAGAATTTCCAAAACAAATCATAAAAGGTTTGGGTGAAATTGGCGGTTTTGGCCCATATATTCCAGAAGAATATGGTGGTGCAGGTCTAGACCAAATTTCGTATGGGTTAATTATGCAAGAAATTGAACGTGGAGATTCTGGTGTTCGTTCAACTTCATCTGTACAATCCTCTTTGGTTATGTATCCTATTTGGAAATACGGAAACGAAGAACAACGCATGAAATACTTACCAAAACTGGCCACTGGTGAATTTATGGGCTGCTTTGGATTAACGGAACCCAATTACGGTTCTGACCCTGGAAGTATGATTACAAACTTTAAAGACATGGGCGATCATTATTTACTGAATGGTGCCAAAATGTGGATTTCGAATGCACCATTTGCAGATATTGCCATTGTGTGGGCAAAAAATGAAGAAGGAAGAATTCACGGTTTAATTGTTGAAAGAGGAATGGAAGGTTTTACCACTCCGGAAACACATAACAAATGGTCCCTTCGTGCCTCTTCTACAGGAGAGTTGATTTTTGATAATGTTAAAGTACCAAAAGAAAATTTATTGCCAAATAAATCTGGATTAGGAGCACCGCTGGGTTGTCTTGATTCTGCACGTTACGGAATTGCTTGGGGAGCCATAGGTGCCGCAATGGATTGCTATGACACAGCATTGCGTTATGCAAAAGAAAGAATCCAGTTTGACAAACCTATTGCAGGAACTCAATTGCAACAAAAGAAATTAGCTGAAATGATTACTGAAATCACCAAAGCACAACTATTGACTTGGAGATTAGGCGTTTTACGAAATGAAGGAAGAGCGACAACAGCTCAAATCTCTATGGCTAAAAGAAATAATGTAGATATGGCAATACATATTGCCCGCGAAGCCAGACAAATGCTAGGCGGAATGGGAATTACCGGAGAATATTCTATTATGCGTCACATGATGAATCTGGAATCCGTAATTACGTATGAAGGAACCCACGACATTCACTTACTAATCACAGGAATGGACATTACTGGAATTCCAGCTTTCAAATAG
- a CDS encoding redoxin domain-containing protein — protein MKKYYLLFLLIVSCQKSSNKFNTPYSINVTVKFNISKIPDGEVFYLHKLLLDYTAIVIDSCVKRNNLLRFKTKTKESFIGIIKNKNNSVQFIATNDSIYIVWNDWDEITKKRIIVNGGENDFFEKNHSKYVFPYNRNLNVNLQISKYGIVNSRDKDYLYLANYEKQFYNWINENSDKYYSTIKLYENSRNLSNNTLLKCLESLRENFKNTFVYNTLQEYFKNRKNSQIGERFMDFKVINSGQKTVKSESIFESNKEKYVLDFGASWCKYCIIQAREINKNYSKIDTSKIQIISLSIDEDKDRWLLYHKKENYKWKGFLINKNKGNDNIRSIISTIPAYFVLDKDKKIIGKYDALDSIPFLKLPKTTL, from the coding sequence ATGAAAAAATATTATTTGCTTTTTTTATTAATAGTAAGCTGTCAAAAATCATCTAATAAATTTAACACTCCGTATTCTATAAATGTAACTGTAAAATTTAATATTTCTAAAATACCTGATGGAGAAGTTTTTTATTTGCACAAACTTCTTTTAGACTATACAGCAATAGTAATAGATTCTTGCGTGAAAAGAAATAATTTGCTCCGTTTTAAGACAAAAACGAAGGAAAGCTTTATAGGAATCATTAAAAATAAAAATAATAGTGTACAATTTATCGCTACAAATGATTCCATATATATTGTTTGGAATGATTGGGATGAAATAACTAAAAAACGAATAATAGTTAATGGTGGTGAAAATGATTTTTTCGAAAAAAATCATTCAAAATACGTTTTTCCATACAATAGAAATCTGAATGTTAACTTGCAAATATCTAAATATGGCATTGTTAACTCAAGAGACAAAGATTATCTTTACTTGGCAAACTATGAGAAACAATTTTATAATTGGATTAATGAAAACTCAGATAAGTATTATTCAACTATAAAGCTTTATGAAAACAGCAGAAATCTCTCAAACAATACACTTTTAAAATGTTTAGAATCTTTGAGAGAAAATTTTAAAAACACTTTCGTCTATAACACTTTGCAAGAATATTTCAAAAACAGGAAAAATTCACAAATAGGAGAACGTTTTATGGATTTTAAAGTTATTAATAGTGGGCAAAAAACAGTAAAAAGTGAAAGTATTTTTGAATCAAATAAAGAAAAATACGTTTTGGATTTTGGTGCCAGTTGGTGTAAATATTGCATAATTCAAGCAAGAGAAATAAATAAAAACTATTCAAAGATTGATACTTCTAAAATTCAAATAATATCTTTAAGCATAGATGAAGATAAGGATCGCTGGTTGTTATACCATAAAAAAGAAAATTATAAATGGAAGGGTTTTCTCATTAACAAAAATAAAGGAAATGATAATATACGCTCAATTATTTCAACAATCCCCGCCTATTTTGTATTAGATAAAGATAAAAAAATTATTGGTAAATATGATGCTCTTGATAGCATTCCTTTTTTAAAACTTCCAAAAACCACCTTATGA
- a CDS encoding DUF3050 domain-containing protein — protein MNIETINNSIQPQKELLLQHPLYKKVKTIEDLQCFLESHVYAVWDFMSLLKALQSKLTCTTTPWFATENPETRYLINEIVLAEESDLTIDGRRQSHYEMYIEAMIACGANTDGIEQFLSEVNSLKNIFVAIKKSNLHPNIKAFLDFTFRVIEEGKSHEIAAAFTFGREDLIPSMFTAILKNFQENFPQTDLSKLIYYFERHIELDADDHGPMAMKMITELCGTDTQKWSDVEEISILALEKRIGLWDAIEETIMMNVELA, from the coding sequence ATGAATATTGAAACAATCAACAATAGCATTCAACCCCAGAAAGAGTTATTGTTACAACATCCCTTATATAAAAAAGTAAAAACTATCGAAGACTTACAGTGTTTTCTTGAGAGTCATGTATATGCAGTTTGGGATTTTATGTCCTTACTAAAAGCATTACAATCCAAGTTAACCTGTACGACAACTCCTTGGTTTGCCACAGAAAACCCAGAAACCAGATATCTAATTAACGAAATAGTCCTTGCTGAAGAATCAGATTTGACAATTGACGGTCGCCGACAAAGTCATTATGAAATGTACATTGAAGCAATGATTGCTTGTGGCGCAAATACAGATGGAATTGAACAATTTTTATCAGAAGTCAATTCGCTAAAAAACATATTTGTTGCTATTAAAAAAAGTAATTTACACCCAAATATTAAAGCTTTTTTAGATTTCACTTTCAGAGTTATTGAAGAGGGAAAATCACATGAAATAGCTGCTGCTTTTACCTTTGGAAGAGAAGATTTGATTCCGAGTATGTTCACTGCAATTTTAAAAAACTTTCAAGAAAATTTTCCTCAAACTGATTTGAGCAAGCTCATTTACTATTTCGAAAGACATATCGAATTAGATGCTGATGATCATGGTCCTATGGCGATGAAAATGATAACAGAACTTTGTGGAACGGATACCCAAAAATGGTCTGATGTAGAAGAAATTTCGATATTAGCTTTAGAAAAACGCATCGGACTTTGGGATGCGATTGAAGAAACCATCATGATGAATGTGGAATTAGCTTAA
- a CDS encoding tRNA1(Val) (adenine(37)-N6)-methyltransferase: MSKFQFKQFSLEQDRCAMKIGTDGVLLGAWTPIENNPFSILDIGAGTGIIALMLAQRSNAEQIDALEIDEEAYEQSVDNFENSPWSDRLFCFHAGLDEFVEEPEDEYDLIVSNPPFYTEDYKSQNEQRDLARFTDAMPFEDLIEAADLLLSENGIFTVIIPFKEEELFLALAAAYELFPLKITHVKGTPTTEIKRSLLAFSRNENTIVTIDELIIETSRHQYTPEYIELTKDFYLKM; encoded by the coding sequence ATGTCCAAATTCCAATTCAAACAATTCTCTCTTGAACAAGATCGTTGTGCCATGAAAATTGGAACCGACGGTGTTTTACTTGGCGCTTGGACACCAATTGAAAACAATCCATTTAGCATTTTAGATATTGGAGCCGGAACTGGAATTATCGCTTTAATGCTTGCGCAAAGAAGCAACGCAGAACAAATTGACGCTTTGGAAATCGACGAAGAAGCCTACGAACAATCCGTAGACAATTTTGAAAACTCCCCTTGGAGTGATCGCCTATTTTGCTTTCATGCCGGTCTGGATGAATTTGTAGAAGAACCAGAAGACGAGTACGATTTAATTGTTTCCAATCCTCCATTTTACACTGAAGATTACAAATCCCAAAACGAACAACGCGACTTAGCCCGTTTTACTGATGCGATGCCTTTTGAAGATTTAATTGAAGCGGCTGACTTGTTACTTTCTGAAAACGGTATTTTCACAGTAATAATTCCTTTTAAAGAAGAAGAACTTTTTTTGGCTCTTGCCGCGGCATACGAATTATTTCCTTTGAAAATCACTCACGTAAAAGGAACCCCAACTACCGAAATCAAGCGAAGTTTATTGGCTTTTAGCCGAAATGAAAATACCATCGTTACTATTGATGAATTAATTATTGAAACTTCAAGACATCAATACACACCCGAATACATCGAATTGACAAAAGATTTTTACTTGAAAATGTAA
- a CDS encoding helix-turn-helix transcriptional regulator has protein sequence MLQGSLSQEKIEDSLGTSQSQYDCRENGLTKISKKECDKIAKVLDTPLENIYEPEDGIYVLNNESVSGDY, from the coding sequence GTGTTGCAAGGAAGCCTTTCTCAAGAAAAAATTGAAGATTCACTTGGAACATCCCAATCACAATATGATTGCCGAGAAAATGGACTTACTAAAATATCCAAGAAGGAATGTGATAAAATCGCAAAAGTTCTTGATACACCTTTAGAAAACATTTACGAACCCGAAGATGGTATTTATGTACTGAATAATGAAAGTGTAAGTGGAGATTATTAG